One Pectobacterium polaris DNA window includes the following coding sequences:
- a CDS encoding sodium:solute symporter family protein, which produces MNHFNFTDTLIIVGMIVFYIAFTSWLTYKLRSKSNTEFMEGSRALPAFIVGILLMTEFIGAKSTIGTAQSAFENGFAASWSVIGAAIGFPLFGMILVKKIYNTGKITISGAIAEKYGTSTKNIISIIMIYALLLVNVGNYVSGAAAIATVLKVSLPVAALITAIVSTFYYYFGGLKGTAYITLIHSAVKYAGVMIILFVALKMTGGFKPMIEQMPDYYWTWDGKLGASTIFAWLIGTIGSIFCTQFVIQAISSTKDATSAKRATWVAFFFCMPIALAIAVIGVAAKFAHPEINSLYAMPVFLQDMNPWLAGLVTTSLVASIFISVSMVALAIVSLLIKDFYVPYWKPTPEKEMKMTRILSLVVGFAPLIFVLFVPEILKLSFFTRAIRLSISVVAVIAFYLPFFGSARGANASLISACVATSVWYILGNPYGIDNMYVALVTPAVVILIDRMIPNKANKIKTSPTENKSGA; this is translated from the coding sequence ATGAACCATTTTAACTTTACTGACACCCTCATAATCGTTGGGATGATTGTATTTTATATCGCATTCACCTCATGGTTAACCTACAAGCTACGCAGTAAATCGAACACCGAGTTCATGGAAGGCTCACGCGCGCTACCGGCGTTTATCGTCGGTATCCTGCTGATGACCGAGTTCATCGGTGCCAAATCCACCATCGGTACGGCACAGTCCGCCTTTGAGAACGGCTTTGCCGCATCATGGTCGGTGATTGGCGCCGCCATCGGTTTCCCGCTGTTTGGTATGATTCTGGTGAAGAAGATTTATAACACCGGGAAAATCACCATCTCCGGCGCGATTGCCGAGAAATACGGTACCAGCACCAAGAACATCATTTCGATCATCATGATCTATGCGCTGTTGCTGGTTAACGTGGGCAACTACGTCAGCGGCGCGGCAGCCATCGCCACGGTGTTGAAAGTCTCCCTGCCTGTCGCCGCGCTGATCACTGCCATCGTCAGTACTTTCTACTACTATTTCGGTGGCTTGAAAGGAACGGCCTACATCACGCTGATCCACAGTGCCGTGAAGTACGCTGGCGTCATGATCATTCTGTTTGTGGCATTGAAAATGACCGGCGGCTTTAAGCCAATGATCGAACAAATGCCGGATTACTACTGGACGTGGGACGGTAAGCTCGGTGCCAGCACCATCTTCGCCTGGCTGATCGGGACTATCGGTTCTATCTTCTGTACGCAGTTCGTGATTCAGGCAATTTCGTCAACGAAAGATGCCACCAGCGCTAAACGTGCTACCTGGGTTGCCTTCTTCTTCTGTATGCCGATTGCGCTGGCTATCGCGGTCATCGGTGTTGCAGCGAAGTTTGCCCACCCTGAAATCAACAGCCTGTACGCAATGCCAGTCTTCTTGCAAGACATGAACCCATGGCTCGCTGGTCTGGTCACCACGTCACTGGTCGCGTCTATCTTCATCAGCGTGAGTATGGTGGCACTGGCTATCGTTTCCCTGCTGATTAAGGATTTCTACGTTCCTTACTGGAAACCGACGCCAGAAAAAGAAATGAAAATGACCCGGATCCTCTCGCTTGTCGTAGGTTTCGCGCCGCTCATCTTCGTTCTGTTCGTCCCTGAAATCCTGAAGCTGTCATTCTTTACGCGCGCCATTCGACTGTCGATTTCCGTGGTTGCCGTCATTGCGTTCTACCTGCCGTTCTTCGGCAGCGCTCGCGGTGCAAACGCCAGCCTGATCTCCGCCTGCGTGGCCACCTCTGTTTGGTATATTCTCGGCAACCCATACGGCATTGATAACATGTATGTCGCGTTGGTTACCCCTGCTGTCGTCATACTGATCGACCGCATGATTCCGAACAAAGCGAACAAAATCAAAACCTCTCCAACTGAAAATAAATCGGGAGCCTGA
- a CDS encoding sialidase family protein has translation MSSEIITVERSGKVHHAEGDAARLDAYIPSECPQNHAANLLHLPNGDVLCVWFGGTQEGIADISIYMSRLVKGSDNWSQAVKLSEDATRSEQNPVLFLAPDNVLWLLYTAQKSGNQDTAIVRYRQSTDLGVTWGEIGTLLDQPGTFIRQPITVLKNGDWLLPVFYCRVQPGEKWVGNDDDSAVKISSDQGKTWQEYPVPNSTGCVHMNITPLHDGTLLALYRSRWADFIYQSRSTDGGKTWSDPVPTDLPNNNSSIQVTTLENGHLALVFNHMSAADATERRLSLYDEIEDEEDKASDAKIPEVQAGGRSAFWGAPRAPMTLAISEDGGKSWPWQRNIEVGDGYCMTNNSTEKLNREFSYPSVKQAQDGKLHVAFTYFRQAIKHVVVSEEWVKAN, from the coding sequence ATGAGTAGCGAAATCATTACTGTGGAACGTAGCGGAAAAGTTCATCACGCAGAAGGCGATGCCGCGCGTCTGGATGCCTACATTCCATCGGAATGCCCGCAGAATCATGCGGCCAACCTGCTCCATCTGCCGAACGGCGATGTGCTGTGTGTCTGGTTTGGCGGTACCCAAGAAGGGATTGCAGATATCTCTATCTACATGTCTCGCCTGGTGAAAGGCAGCGATAACTGGAGTCAAGCCGTTAAGCTGTCTGAAGATGCTACGCGTTCTGAGCAGAACCCAGTTCTGTTCCTCGCACCGGACAACGTGCTCTGGCTGCTGTACACCGCGCAGAAATCCGGTAATCAGGACACTGCGATTGTGCGCTACCGCCAGTCTACGGATTTGGGTGTGACCTGGGGCGAGATCGGCACGTTGCTCGATCAGCCGGGCACCTTCATCCGCCAGCCCATCACTGTGCTGAAAAACGGCGACTGGCTGCTGCCGGTGTTCTACTGCCGCGTTCAGCCGGGTGAGAAATGGGTCGGCAACGATGATGACAGCGCCGTAAAAATTTCCAGCGATCAGGGGAAAACCTGGCAGGAATACCCGGTGCCAAACAGCACGGGCTGCGTGCATATGAACATCACCCCGTTGCACGACGGCACGCTGCTGGCGCTGTACCGCAGTCGCTGGGCTGATTTCATCTACCAAAGCCGTTCAACGGATGGCGGTAAAACCTGGTCGGATCCCGTGCCGACCGATTTGCCGAACAATAACTCGTCCATTCAGGTGACGACGCTGGAGAATGGCCATCTGGCGCTGGTGTTCAACCATATGAGCGCCGCCGATGCCACCGAACGCCGTCTGTCGCTGTACGATGAAATCGAGGATGAAGAAGACAAAGCCAGCGATGCCAAAATACCGGAAGTACAAGCTGGTGGCCGTAGCGCCTTCTGGGGTGCTCCACGCGCCCCGATGACGCTCGCCATTTCGGAAGACGGCGGTAAAAGCTGGCCGTGGCAGCGTAATATCGAAGTGGGTGACGGTTACTGCATGACCAATAACTCCACGGAGAAGCTGAACCGCGAGTTCTCTTACCCCAGCGTCAAACAAGCGCAAGACGGTAAGCTGCACGTAGCGTTCACCTACTTCCGTCAGGCGATCAAGCACGTCGTGGTGAGTGAAGAGTGGGTCAAAGCGAACTAA
- a CDS encoding YhcH/YjgK/YiaL family protein: MIAGNLNALKLATLPDALWAILSAPGMSLAELNALPEGRYQPEGADWFYNIGTVNTAPRATRHTEFHSNYLDIQLILEGEEIIGYGLNDVHGQPATERKPDLYILDNPQVPHQIHLRAGDFVTFYPGEAHQALCAINDSPAPVKKAVFKIPVTLL; this comes from the coding sequence ATGATTGCAGGAAACCTCAACGCCCTCAAACTCGCTACGCTGCCCGATGCACTGTGGGCGATTCTGTCCGCACCGGGCATGTCGCTGGCTGAACTGAATGCGCTGCCCGAAGGCCGTTACCAGCCGGAAGGTGCCGACTGGTTCTACAACATCGGCACCGTGAACACCGCACCGCGTGCCACGAGACATACCGAATTTCACAGCAACTACCTCGATATTCAACTGATTCTGGAAGGTGAGGAGATTATCGGTTACGGTCTGAATGATGTGCATGGTCAGCCCGCGACTGAACGTAAGCCGGACCTCTACATTCTGGATAATCCTCAGGTGCCGCATCAGATCCACCTTCGGGCAGGCGACTTCGTCACGTTCTATCCGGGTGAAGCCCATCAGGCGCTGTGTGCGATTAACGACAGCCCTGCTCCGGTCAAAAAAGCCGTGTTTAAAATCCCCGTCACGTTATTGTAA
- a CDS encoding SDR family NAD(P)-dependent oxidoreductase, protein MSTTAPKHALITGSSSGIGAAITQKLLAEGWRVTGLSRKPGDYSHPHFTHRAVDIMDTPALTAILDEITQVDAVIHAAGIMKAAPLGQLSLEDGETLWRLHINAAQVLADRLVDKLPQGGRIVLLGSRTSSGSAGRSQYVTTKSAMIGMARSWAAELAPRGITVNIVAPGATETPMLTMPGRQSSPPKLPPIGRFIQPQEVADLVGYLLSPSAAAITGQQLVMCGGASL, encoded by the coding sequence ATGTCAACGACAGCCCCTAAACACGCCCTGATTACCGGTAGCAGCTCAGGGATCGGTGCCGCCATCACACAAAAATTACTGGCGGAAGGCTGGCGGGTAACCGGCCTGTCACGCAAGCCGGGTGACTATTCACATCCACACTTTACCCACCGCGCGGTGGATATCATGGATACGCCCGCGCTGACGGCTATTCTGGACGAGATTACGCAGGTTGATGCCGTGATCCATGCCGCTGGCATCATGAAAGCGGCCCCGCTCGGTCAGCTTTCGCTGGAAGACGGTGAAACGCTGTGGCGATTGCATATCAACGCGGCGCAGGTGCTTGCCGACCGTCTGGTCGATAAGCTGCCGCAGGGTGGCCGGATTGTACTGCTGGGCAGCCGCACGTCGAGCGGTTCAGCAGGACGCAGCCAGTACGTCACCACCAAATCCGCAATGATCGGCATGGCAAGAAGCTGGGCAGCGGAACTGGCTCCGCGCGGCATTACGGTAAACATCGTCGCGCCGGGCGCAACGGAAACGCCGATGCTGACGATGCCGGGCCGCCAGAGTTCTCCGCCGAAGCTGCCACCGATTGGGCGCTTCATCCAGCCACAGGAAGTGGCAGATTTGGTGGGTTATCTGCTCTCCCCATCTGCCGCAGCCATTACCGGGCAGCAGTTGGTGATGTGCGGTGGCGCATCGCTGTAA
- a CDS encoding LacI family DNA-binding transcriptional regulator, producing the protein MRKRRSTGKVTLQDVADYAGVGTMTVSRVMRKPDLVSEKLRSKVELAARALGYEPNQEASQLTESTSRVTLQDIASHAGVGAMTVSRALREPGLVSDATQKKINDAIKTLGYVPNQAAGALASAYQPAIAVLYPFQQDRASVRFVQALQQAVGKHNVPLIMGCHEYRQHTEAGMVEKLLQQRPAALVLFSAQLSQRTRDIIQASNVITVNVSGADVLSANINIDIALAEAAEQLTMSLLEKGYRHVAYIGAHTDNRLQKQQLNGWNKAMLAHYHNADLKITIPEAPSLQFGRYAMTELLQNQPELDAIICSHEEIALGALFECQRRLMKVPYDLAIACLDGSEQCEHTFPALTAMRLDYEKLGAEVGRLVLAMMDNDEHPPVQEKVKFIFEPRASS; encoded by the coding sequence ATGCGTAAGCGTCGCAGTACCGGTAAGGTTACGCTACAGGATGTCGCCGACTACGCGGGCGTAGGGACGATGACGGTATCGCGCGTGATGCGCAAACCCGATCTGGTCTCTGAAAAGTTACGCAGCAAAGTGGAACTGGCCGCCAGAGCATTAGGCTATGAACCCAATCAAGAGGCCAGCCAGCTCACCGAGAGTACGAGTCGCGTGACGCTACAGGACATTGCGAGCCATGCCGGTGTCGGCGCGATGACGGTGTCCCGTGCGTTGCGGGAGCCAGGGTTGGTTTCTGATGCGACACAGAAGAAAATCAATGATGCGATAAAAACGCTGGGCTATGTACCGAATCAGGCCGCAGGCGCGCTGGCATCAGCCTATCAGCCTGCTATCGCAGTGCTTTATCCTTTTCAGCAAGATCGCGCCAGCGTGCGTTTTGTGCAGGCGCTGCAACAGGCAGTCGGTAAACATAACGTTCCGTTAATCATGGGCTGCCATGAATATCGCCAGCATACCGAAGCGGGCATGGTCGAAAAACTCCTGCAACAGCGGCCAGCGGCGTTGGTGTTATTCAGCGCGCAACTCTCACAGCGAACCCGAGATATTATTCAGGCCAGTAACGTCATTACGGTGAACGTTTCCGGTGCTGATGTGCTGAGTGCGAACATCAATATTGATATCGCCCTTGCCGAAGCGGCGGAGCAACTGACGATGTCGCTGCTGGAAAAGGGGTATCGCCACGTGGCTTATATCGGCGCTCATACGGATAACCGTTTGCAAAAACAGCAGTTGAACGGTTGGAATAAAGCCATGCTGGCGCATTATCACAATGCGGATTTGAAAATTACTATCCCGGAGGCACCGAGTCTGCAATTTGGCCGCTATGCCATGACGGAACTGCTACAAAACCAGCCGGAGCTGGATGCGATTATCTGTAGTCATGAGGAAATAGCGCTGGGCGCGCTCTTTGAATGCCAGCGCCGCCTGATGAAAGTCCCTTACGATCTAGCGATTGCCTGTCTGGATGGTTCTGAACAATGTGAGCACACGTTCCCAGCGCTGACCGCGATGCGACTGGACTATGAAAAGCTGGGGGCGGAGGTTGGGCGTTTGGTGCTCGCCATGATGGACAACGACGAGCATCCCCCCGTACAGGAAAAGGTGAAATTCATCTTTGAGCCGCGCGCCAGCAGCTAG